gcagaagtcaaaacgtcttataaactgaaacggagggagtagttagttactccctccttccaaaaaactgagacctatttctttttcatcaataccaagaaataattaactCACTCACCATGTGGCAAATCCAAtgaacatgcaaccaataagtattAGAATGGCTTCTTGGTTTTcgatcaacaatttaatttagcacatagtGACTACAAACAAGACTTAGATTTTTAGAAAAACCTAAGAATGAAATAGGTCTCAGATTTTTGGAAGGAGGAGTACTAGTTAGcgtaaattagaaaataattacatataagCATAATATTATGAAATTTCTTGTTACGCTAAACTGAAATGTAACATTTACGTATTAAAAAGCATATATTTTAAATGATTTCTACGCACGGTCAGTTAAAGTAAAATCATGTTCATAGTTGTTGACTATACTTTTTTGGAGCTGAGACTAGCTGGAGTAGCAACAAAGAATCATCCGTACGAGGAAGCACGTCACAGGTCTGTGCAGTTGCCACAAAAAGTTCAGAAATGACAAaaccattataaaaaaaaaaaagcacagcTTATAACCAttggcaatatatatatattatatatatataattaaaaaatacgcaAGGCTTCCGTGAAAAATTCCATCCGTCATCCGTTTTATCCGCACGAGCGATCGATTCCATTAATTTTCGTCCGTGCGTGTAGGACTCCAAATAACAATAGCAACACATTATAGCACAACCATCCACGTTCTCAGTTGGTTAGGTGATGAAACTTCTGGCCCAAAGGTTTGGAGTTCGACTCCCATCACCCCTCAGATTTATGCTGCTTATCCtctccaattttttctttctctccaaagcagattatatttttttcaaaagtacacccatattttgaaattcataTTAAACCAGCAATATATGTAATTTACTATTGTGTTTTTCTACACTTTATCACCTCTtcttattattatatttttgaaaagtatgtccatataattttttctttttctctccaaagcagattatattttttttttcaaaagtacacccatattttgaaattcataTTAAACCAGCAATAAATGTAATTTACTATTATGTTTTTCTACACTTTATCACCTcctcttattattatttttttgaaaagtatGTCCATATGTTTGAAATTAATACTAAACCAGAAACATATGTAATTTCCTACCGTGTTTTTCTACACTTTATCACCAATGATGCTTATCCTCtccaatttttttctctcctaaactgattatatttttttaaagtacatCCATATGtttgaaaattcatattaaATTTCCTACTATGTTTTTATACATTTTATCACCTCCTCTTATTAagaaaatgcccgtgcgttgcaacgtgTTGTAAATAACATTCattgaaataaattaaaatcctAAACTACATATCACAATTGGGcagaaatgatgaaaaattgaacatgtttttgctggtattttggtacgtcaccCGTATTGGAGTCAGTTTTTTAGtccgttcgcttttgaaaatacagatccgtgtttgagtcagattttaaattcgtttgcttAGAAATATTAAAGGTgtcgtataagaaatcccttttaaaaaactcgcatgctaactcaAGATGAAAGTCATACTCTTAATTGCAGttcatgattttcttaaaaaatatctaAGCGAATTCCAAAGTGAAATTCATactagctaaaccgtataacaataataagattaaaataacattcacccgtggcaacgcacgggcatgttttctagtataatatatatatatatatatatatatatatatatatatatatatatatatatatatatatatatatatatatatatatatatatatatatatatatatatatatatatatatacatatatatatatatatacatatatacatatatacatatatatatatacatatatacatatatatatatatatacatatatacatatatatatatatatacatatatacatatatatatatatatacatatatacatatatatatatatatacatatatacatatatatatatatatacatatatacatatatatatatatatacatatatacatatatatatatatatatatgtatagatgtatgtatgtatgtatatgtatatatgtatgtatgtatgtatatatgtatatgtatgtatgtatgtatatatgtatatgtatgtatatatatgtatatgtatgtatatatatgtatatgtatgtatatatatgtatatatatatatatatatatatatatatatatatatatatatatatatatatatatatatatatatgtatgtatatattgtatatatatgtatatatatatatgtatgtatatatgtatatattgtatatatatgtatgtatatatatatatatacatatatgtatgtatatatgtatatattgtatatatatatgtatatatatgtatgtatatatatatatacatatatgtatgtatatatatgtatgttatatgtatgtatgtatatgtatatatatgtatgtatatatatatatatacatatatgtatgtatatatatgtatgttatatgtatgtatgtatatgtatatatatgtatgtatatatatatgtatgtatatatatatatatatatatatatatatatgtatgtatgtatatatgtatgtatgtatatatatatatatgtatgtatatatgtatgtatatatatatgtatgtatatatatgtatgtatatatatatatatatgtatgtatatatatatatatatgtatgtatatatatatatatatatatgtatgtatatatatatatatatatgtatgtatatatatatatatatatgtatgtatatatatatatatatatgtatgtatatatatatatatatgtatatatatatatatatatatgtatgtatatatatatatatatatgtatgtatatatatatatatatatgtatgtatatatatatatatatgtatgtatatatatatatatatgtatgtatatatatatatatatatgtatgtatatatatatatatatatgtatgtatatatatatatatatgtatgtatatatatatatatatatatatatatatatatatatatatatatatatatatatatatatatatatatatatatatatatatatatatatatatatatatatatatatatatctatatatatagacacacacacacaaacaaagtACCTCGCAGTTCTTTAGAATTACTTTCTCCAGGGTAGGGGTATTCTGCAGGAAGAGGCGCAATATCTGAAACTTGTAGTTCATAACACATCTATCCAAGAGCAAGGTTGTCAGATTGTGGAGGTCTGGGAAATTTTCTGAACATTCTCGCAGATACTGACTGATACACAGAAACAGGAGCAGAATTGAGCTTACCATCACGCAGAGAGCCAATGATTTGTAAACTACAAAAATTCTCTTTTTCATGCAGCTCGGGAAGAACAGCATCGTTAGTAATACATACATAAAAAAGAAGATAGCTGAACATAATTAAGCGATCATATTATACACAAGAAACGATCATTTATACTAGTATTCTGAATTGTAAGAAACGATCGATGAGTAATTAAGAGAGGATATACGCACAGTTGGACCAAATCCTGACAATCTGAGAGTCGTGACGTTGGGCATCATGCGGAGGAGCCTGAACAGATTGATCAGGTTGAAACCTCCGCGGATCGAGACCTCGGAGATGGAGTCGCCACTCTCGAAACGGAAAACCTTGCAATCGCCATGGCCGAAGGTGAGCAGGCGAAGATAAGCGAGCCGAGGCGCCACGACGGACACGGTCCTGTCGCCATTCGTGCCCGACGGTCTCCGCATCCAGAGGCACGACTCCATGGCCAAGCTCCGCAGCGTGGCGGAGCTGAGCTCGTGGAAGAAGCACTTGCACCGGTCGAGCTCCATGTCCACCAGCGCGGGGCAGCCGGACAATAGGTCGCCGGCGAAGGCGGACTCCAGGACGACGCCGCGGAGGCGCAGCCGTGTCAGGCGGGACGGGGAGGCTGGGGGGCGCGAACGCGGCGaagcggccgggcggcggccccacggcgagctcgagcgcggcgggccggcggcggatCCCGCGGCGAACCCAGCTCTCGACGTCCGCGCGGCGGTGGAAGGGGGTGGCGACGCGCAGGCGGAACGCGTCGAGCACCGGGGCGGCGTGGTACATGAGCAGCCTGGCGGTGAAACCTCGGAGCCTCTCCCACGGGTCGGTACTGCCGCGTCCGTGGAGGAgccacggcgccgacgacggtggcggacGAGCGAACTCGGCGAGGTCGACGTCGAAGCGCGGCGTGGAGCGCCAGaggtggcgccaccgccgcgacagCACGCTCGTCTGCACCGCCTGCCTCGTGGTGAGGCAGGAGAGGATGCTGAGGAGGAGCTCGTCCGGGAGCTCCCCCAgccgcccttcgccgccgccgccgccgtctcctgcGCCGGTGGTGGGGACCCGCGCGCGCTTCCTCGAGGACGAGGCCGCCGGaatcatcgtcgccgtcgtcgttcgatCGGCCATGCACGCGCGGCGGAGACGAGGCTTTCGGTGTTTTAGGGCTTCACCCGTGAAAGGCCTGGGCC
This window of the Oryza sativa Japonica Group chromosome 4, ASM3414082v1 genome carries:
- the LOC136356021 gene encoding MEIOTIC F-BOX protein MOF-like codes for the protein MADRTTTATMIPAASSSRKRARVPTTGAGDGGGGGEGRLGELPDELLLSILSCLTTRQAVQTSVLSRRWRHLWRSTPRFDVDLAEFARPPPSSAPWLLHGRGSTDPWERLRGFTARLLMYHAAPVLDAFRLRVATPFHRRADVESWSAFAGDLLSGCPALVDMELDRCKCFFHELSSATLRSLAMESCLWMRRPSGTNGDRTVSVVAPRLAYLRLLTFGHGDCKVFRFESGDSISEVSIRGGFNLINLFRLLRMMPNVTTLRLSGFGPTSVSARMFRKFPRPPQSDNLALG